The following nucleotide sequence is from bacterium.
GTTTGAGGTCGGGCTTAACGGTATTGGTTATTTCCCATCCGAAAAGCGCCCGAGAGTTGTCTGGATAGGCGCCGATGGCGGGACGGATTATCTGCTCGAAGTGTTTCAGACGCTCGAAAACTGTCTTGAAAGAGTCGGCTTCGACCGTGAGGAAAGAACATTCTCTCCCCATCTGACCATCGGACGGGCTAAAAAAGATAAGAAAGTCGTAACCCCGGACAACCTGCCGGAATTCGAGCCGGTCAGGTTTGAGGTTTCCACGCTGGCGCTTATGAAAAGCACTCTGACACCGGACGGGCCGATTTACGAGAGGGCGTTCGAATGCGGGCTGTCGAAGGTGTCATGTTCGGATAGTGTCTGAAACCGAATTGTGCAAAAAATCACTTTTTGATACAGAAGTGATTTTACGAAATACGATTTACGATTTGAAACCTTTGAAATAATTATGAGCAACATGCTCGAATGCACGATATAATGTTTTCTTCCCTCTCCAGTTTACGGGAGAGAGATCGGGAGTGAGGGTAATACGATAACTTGCCCTTATTCCTGACCTTTCTCTCATACAGAAGAGAAGGGAAATAATGACCATTATCCGAATTATTTCAAAGGCTCACCATAAATCATTTCTCAGGGTATGAAAGGGGATCGGGCGTGCAAAAGAATTCTGGTGATGTCAATAAGGAAAGAGCTGTCGAGCTGGCCATCGGTCAGATCGAGAAACAGTTCGGCCGCGGTTCCATCATGAAACTGGGCGACGATTCCATGAAGGTGGAAGCTGTCGTGATTCCCTCCGGCTCGCTTGCGCTCGATGCTGCGCTCGGTATTGGTGGTTTCCCGCGGGGACGGGTTGTCGAGCTCTTCGGTCCGGAATCTTCCGGAAAAACCACCCTGGCGCTCAGTATCGTTGCAAATGCCCAGCGTATGGGCGGTTATGCGGCATACATCGATGCTGAGCACGCGCTCGATTCTGCATATGCGAGGACCATGGGAGTGGATGTCGATAACCTGCTTATCAGCCAGCCGGACTGCGGAGAGGATGCCCTCGAAATCTCCGACACGCTTATCCGGTCGGGCGCTATCGACGTCATCGTGATCGATTCGGTTGCGGCGCTTGTCCCGAGAGCCGAGCTCGAAGGCGAGATGGGGGATGCCCATGTCGGTCTCCAGGCCCGTCTCATGAGTCAGGCGCTCAGGAAGCTTACCGGCCATATTTCACGCTCCAACACATGCGTCATATTCATCAACCAGATCCGCATGAAGATCGGGGTGATGTTCGGTAATCCCGAAACCACGACGGGCGGCAATGCGCTGAAATTCTATTCCTCGGTGAGGGTCGATATCAGGCGTGTCGCGACCCTGAAAGAGCGCGAGGAGGCCATCGGCATGCGCGCCAAGGTTAAAGTGGTTAAAAACAAGCTCGCAACACCGTTCAGAACAGCCGAATTCGATATCATGTTTGATGGCACCGGGATAAGCGCCGAGGGCGATGCCATCGATATAGGCAGCGAGATCGATATCATCGCGAAATCCGGCACCTGGTTTTCGTACGAAAATGAACGCCTCGGTCAGGGCAGGGAGAATGTCCGGGCTTTCCTCCGCGAGCATCGTGATATCCGCGACCGCATCATTGCACAGATAAGAGAAAAAATGGGTTTGAAGCCTGTTACCGAGAAGAAGAAGGACGATAAGAATTTATGACATCAAACGAGATTCGCGGGAGTTTTCTCGGCTATTTCGAGAAAAACGGTCATGCCAGGATAGCCGGTTCGCCCGTTATCCCCTGGGGTGATCCAACCCTCATGTTCACCAACGCCGGAATGAACCAGTTCAAGGATGTTTTCCTCGGACGTGAGAAGCGGGACTATACACGCGCAACCACCTGCCAGCCCTGTATCCGCGCCGGCGGGAAACACAACGACCTCGACGAAGTGGGGCATACGACAAGGCATGGCACATTTCTTGAAATGCTCGGTAACTTCTCCTTCGGCGACTATTTCAAGGAAGGCGCCATCGGGTTCGCATGGGAATTCCTGACAAAGGAAATGGGGCTCAATCCCGACCTGCTTTACCCGAGCGTGTATTCAACCGACGAGGAGGCCTTTGCAATCTGGAGGGATATCATCGGCGTTCCCGCAGGCAGAATCCTCAGGTTCGGCAACATCGAGAAAGGCGACGACGAGAATTTCTGGAGCATGGGTACGACCGGTCCCTGCGGCCCGTGCTCGGAAATCTATATCGACCGCGGCGCACAGTACGGTCCCGACGATCCGTACAAGGCGCTCAGTATCGATGCCCCCCGGTTTCTCGAGCTCTGGAATCTCGTGTTCATGCAGTTCAACCGTAATGAAAGCGGCGTCATGGACCCCCTTCCCAAGCCGTCCATCGATACCGGTCTCGGCCTCGAACGCATGGCGATGGTCCTGCAGGGCAGGGAAAACATCTTCGAGACCGACATCCTCGGGAAACTCATCCGCCGTATTGAAGAATTTACCGGAAAAACCTACGCCGAGTCTACCGGTATGCCGTTCAGGGCCGCTGCCGATCATGTCCGCACCCTGAGCTTTGCCATTGCGGATGGCGCGCTTCCCTCCAACGAGGGACGCGGGTATGTCCTGCGGCGTATTCTCCGTCGCGCTTCACGGTATCTCCGCAAGCTCGAAGTCCATGAGCCGCTCATATACCGTCTTGTCAGCGATGTGGTCGATCTCATGGGAGATGCGTATCCGCGGCTCGACGAGCGGGTGGATTATACGGCGATGGTTATCAGGAGCGAGGAGGAGCGGTTCCTCAAGACCCTCGACCAGGGAGTCGATCTGTTCGAGGGGCTCGCGGCTGATGTCCGGTCACACGGGGTGCGGGTTATCAGCGGCGAGGACGCATTCAGGCTGTATGACACCTTCGGATTCCCCGTTGACCTGACACGGATCATGGCCGAGGAACAGAACCTGACCGTGGACATGGCCGCTTTTGAAAAGGCGATGGAAGCCCAGCGTATCCGTGCCCGCGAATCTTCCTCATTCCAGGCTGTCGACGACAGCGGTGAACCATGGCAGGAAGTCCCCGGGACGGCCGGGGGTGGTTCGGTTTTCGTTGGATATGAAAGCGATTCTGCCGAGGCGAATCTTGTCAGGTATCGTGAAAACGGAGATGGCGCTGTCGAGCTCGTGTTCGACAAAACCCCGTTTTATGCCCTTTCGGGCGGTCAGGTAAATGACACGGGAACTATCGTGCCTCATGATGACGCGTTCGGTCTCCGTGTGAAGGATGTCCGCGATTACCCGCAGGCGGGCAGAGCGCATATCTGCGAGGTCGAGCGGGGGAAATTTGCCGTCTCCTCGCTCATTTCCGCTCCGGCGCGTCTTTCAATTGCCGGCGGGCCGCGTCATGACACCGAGCGAAACCACTCGGCGACACATCTGCTCCAGGCGGGGCTTCAGGATGTTCTCGGGAAGCATGTCCGGCAGTCCGGTTCGTTTGTCGACCCCGAGCGGCTCCGCTTCGATTTCAACCACTTTTCGGCGGTCACCGCAGACGAGCTTGCCCGTGTCGAGGCGTTCGTGAACCGCGCTGTCATCGAGGACTACCCGGTTGTCATCACGCAGTCGACGCTCGAGGAAGCGCGCTCCATGGGCGCCATGAGCCTCTTCGAGGAGAAGTACGGCGACACGGTGCGGGTCGTGAAGATGGGCGATGTATCCCTCGAGCTCTGCGGCGGAACCCATGTTTCGAGAACCGGGCGGATCGGGCTTTTCAGGATCGTGTCCGAGTCCTCGGTTGCTGCCGGGATACGGCGTATCGAGGCGGTCACCGGCATGCGTTCCTATGAGCTTGCAGCTTCCGAGCTCGGTATTCTCCAGGACATTAACCATCGTCTCAACACCACGGCCGGTGATGTTGTCGAGCGGATCGAGAGCCAGGCTGCGAAAATCCGTGAGCTCGAAAAGGAAATCAGGCGCCTCAGAACCGAGGGAGCATTCGGCGGCGGCAGCGACATAATGTCGAACATTGTCGAGGTCGGGGGAGTCAAAGTGGCGTTCGGGCGCATGGATGCTGCCAGTGCGGAAGAGCTCAAGACATTCGCCGATACCATCCGTGACAGGCTCGGCAGCGGCGTCGGCGTTCTCGGAGCCGCGATTAACGGGAAAGTGTCCATTGTTGCGACGGTGACCGATGATCTTATCAAACAGCGTTCGCTCAGGGCGGGAGACATAGTCAAAAAAGTCGCCGAGGCGGTGGGCGGAACGGGCGGAGGACGGCCTCACATGGCGATGGCCGGGGGAAAAGATGTCGGGGCGCTCGATGACGCGCTCGCATCCGTGCCCGGAGTAATTGACGGATTATTGAAAGGAAAGGCATGACTTTTCACAGCCGGATGACCGTATACAGCTATCTTCTGGAAGTCAGGGATAAAAAGGGCGCGGGATTTCTCGTGCTCATGGACCCCGACCGTTCTTCTCCGCGCCTTGTTGCCGAACAGGCAGTGAAGTGCAGGGATGCCGGAGTGGATGCTCTTCTTATCGGAACGAGCCTCATGATGACGAACGGGTTTCAGGATACGGTACAGGCGGCAAGTGAAGCGATCGATATACCCGTCATCATTTTTCCCGGCGGGAAATCCCAGGTATGTGAAAAGGCGGATGCGATCCTCTTTCTTTCGCTCCTCTCGGGCCGTAATCCCGATTTTATCATCGGGGAACAGGTGCGGAGCGCTCCGCTTATTAAAAGCATGGGGCTCGAAGCGATATCCACGGCGTATCTTATTGTCGAGTCGGGGCGGATGACCTCGGTCGAATACATGTCGAACACCAAGCCGATACCCTCTGACAAGCCCGACATCGCGGTTGCCCATGCCATGACCGCGGAGATATTCGGCATGAAGATAGTGTATCTCGAGGCGGGTAGCGGCGCCGCGAAACCCGTTCCCGACGAGATGATCAGGCAGGTCGCCGCGGAGGTCGGCATTCCCGTCATGGTCGGCGGTGGCATCAGGAGCGCCGAAACGGTTTCCGCGAAGGTCGATGCGGGCGCTTCGTTCATCGTTGTCGGAAACCACCTCGAAAACAGCGATAATTTTTCGGATCTTGTTTCGTTTGTCAAAGCAGCGCACACCCTGTAACGTGCTTTCACCCTCACGGGTGATTCCGGATTTTTACTGAGGGCAGGTACATACGCATGATGATTGACCTGCACAGCCACGTTCTTCATGCTGTGGACGATGGCGCCACTTCGCTTGAGATGGCGCTCGATATGCTCCGGAACGCCATTGATTCCGGAATCCAGGTCATTGCTGCCACCCCCCATATCCTCGATGGTCTCCAGATCGGATACGAAGAAACCATAGTTGCCCGGTTCCGCGATTTATCACAGTCTGTTATCGATAATAAGCTCGATATCGATGTCTATCTCGCTTCGGAGATACATTTCCAGTTCGGCATGGAAGATATTATCGAAAGCAGCATCGGGACATACCGTGGGCTCGGGAAATATTTCCTTGTCGAAACACCGCTGACCCATTATCCGAAACGGTTCGAAGATGTCCTGGAACAGGTTTTGAACCGCGGCAAAAAGCCCATTCTGGCTCATCCCGAGCGTGTCAGTCCGCTGATGGATGATTTCGATACGATCTCACGGCTTGTGCAAAACGGTGTTCTCATGCAGGTGAATTCGGGAAGTATAACCGGAAGATTCGGAAACAAGATCGCCTCGTTTGCCTTGCAGCTGATCGACCGGGGACTCGTTCATTTCATCGCTTCGGACGCCCATTCGACCAACCGGCGCGGTTTCACTCTTGCCGAGGCCAGGATTATTGTCGAGGAACAATACGGCGATGATATTGCCGAGAGGCTCTTCTTTACCAATCCCCGGAGTGTACTCTTTTCAGAGACTGTCGAACATATCAGGCCTGTCATGACCTGAACGGAAACACTCCGTCACACTTCCGCACGGGAGGGGACAGACACATGAGCGACCGGAGTACCGGGCCGGGACATGTCCTCGTTACTTCAGGCCCCACCAGGGCCTATTTCGACCGTATCCGCTACATCGCGAACACCTCGACCGGGGCTCTCGGAGCACGTATCGTCGAGGCGCTTCTGTCACGGGGGATACCGGTGGTTCATCTGTACGGCGCGGGAAGCGAACGGCCTGCAGCCGGTGATGCCAGCCTCCTCGAATCACGAGAGGTGGTCACTGTCGATGATCTGATCGATGCGCTCAGGACGGCTGCTCACGGCAGGGAAATCAGGGCGGTGGTGCATGCGATGGCTGTTCTCGACTATATGCCCGGGACGATGATCGACGGTAAAAAATCATCGGGCGACGATTTCTGGGATGTTCGTCTCGTCCGTACCCCCAAGGTGATCGGCCTTATCAGGGAAATCATGCCCGGCGCCCTGACCGTGGGATTCAAGCTCGAAAGCGGCATCCCTGAGGATGACCTGATCGACCGTGCCGCGGCGCTCCTTGACCGGTATGCGCTCGACCTCGTTGTAGCCAACATGTTCGAGCGTGTCGGTGATGACTGTCACGAGGCTTTTTTTGTCGGGCCGGGAAGGAAGATTCTCGCCGCCGTTTCGTCGAAGAGCGATATTGCGGCGAAGCTCGCCGGTTTTATCGAGGAAAGGCTGGCATGGTGAACGAAGATTACCTGACATACTGGGGTCTGAATAAGCCACCGTTCTCGCTGACCCCCGATCCCGAAATGCTCTACCTGTCCGGACAGCATTCGGAATGTCTCATGCGGCTCAAATATGCCATCTTTTCGCACAAGGGCGGCGCTCTCCTTGTTTCGGATACCGCCGGTAACGGGAAAACCTCGGTGCTTTCCCGCCTGACCAAAGACCTCAATGAATACTACTCCGGCAGGGTGAAAGTCGCCTTTATCGACCATCCTACCCTGACCCCGATAGAGATGCTCGGAGAAATCGCCCACCAGCTCGGCGCCGAGCTTCATACCACCGAGAAAATCCGGGCGCTCAACTTTCTCCGCGACCGCCTTTTTTCACTCTACAACGACAATATCAAAGTCGTCGTGATCGTCGACGAGGGACAGATGCTCAAGGATCGCGCCGACCTGCTCGGAGAGCTCAGAATACTGTTGAATTTCTGTGTGTCCGATTCGTTTCTGCTGACATTCATTTTTTCCGGCCAGAAACCCCTCGATACGGTGCTCAGGGAAACGCCCGAATTCTGGCAGCGCCTGCCGGTGCGTTTTTTCCTCAAAAACCTCGATTATGAGGACACACGGGCCCTCGTTCGGTTCAGGCTCGGAAAGGTCGGAAGAACCGATGATATTTTTACCGAAGAGGGTTACGAGGGGATTTATAACTATTCGGAAGGATGCCCCCGCATCATCTGCTCTGTGGCCGATCTCTGTCTTATCGTCGGCTTTGCAAAGGGTGCGCGGCGTATCGGGTTCGTCGAGGTTTCAACCGCCTGCCGTGATATGGAATCTTCCGGCGACGGATTCCATTACTATGCATACCTGAAATCTCAGCAGCACACTCCTTCTCAAAAGTCGGAATCGGCTCAGCCGTCCGGGAAAACGGTACCTGTTCCGAAACGGGAAAAACACGACGCCGCACCGGTTGTTTCCGGAGGGAAATCTTCTTCCGGCCTCGGGCCTCCTCTTGCCGATATTCAGTCCGTCTCATGCCCGTCCTGTGCCGAAGCCAACCCGAAAGAGCGGAAGTTCTGCCAGAAGTGCAAATCCCCGCTTTACCGGAAATGCCCCGCCTGTTTGACGCTGATCGATACGGTCTCTAATATCTGCCCGGTCTGCCAGGCCGATATTGACATCGAAAAAGACGCTCTGGTGAAGCGCGTTCAGCAGATTCTTAATAAATACGACATTCTCGACAGCGGGACCCGGATATGGCTTGATGCGAAAGATATCGAGCTCAGGAAAGACGAGCTGGTCATGATCATTTTCCCCCGCGGCAACCTGCTGAGCGACGGCCCGGTCGTATTCAGCACATCGAATACCACCACATCATCGAGAGAGTCCTGCGACATTCTCCTTACCGACAGGCGGCTCATCATTTTTTTCGCCGGAAAGAAAACCGTCGGCACCGACCTTATCCGTATCGATTCATGCATGCACATCGATACCGGAAAGTTTCTCGGACGCCGCCGCGCACTCCTCATGGTTTCGTTCGGCGGCAGCATGTATCGTATCTCCCTCCCCTTCGGCTCCCGTAAAAACAGGGAAATCTTCGAGACGGTCTCTTCGTTTATCCAGAAAATGATGCTCAAGTGATTTGATTAAAAAAAGTGGCAAAGGGACAGAGGGACAAAGGGACAGAGGATTTTGCGATTATATCTTGAGTTATGCGGATAATCATGAAAATCGCGGTTCAGAATTCCCAGCCGGCCGACATGTATAACCGGTCGTCGCCTTCGGATGTAATACCCCAGCCCAGGCTGATCGGCCCTCCGGGTGTGGCAAACGACCCCATGATTCCGTAGGCTTGGAGAAACGTCTCCTTGGTGATGTGCTCGCCTTTCTGCCAGACATTTCCGAAACTGTAGCTCAGGTCGAGGTAGAAGTACTTCGGTACGAAAAGACGGTATGCTGCCTTTGCGACCGCGAGACGGTTACCGTATTTTTCTTCATCCGCAAGTCCGGGGAAATCGGCATAAAAGTGCGAACCGGTGCTTTCGTGGTCGTAGCAGTTGAGCCGTGAGGGATGCCCGCCGAGCGTGAACGACTCGATTTCGGGCAATGAGGGGTCCGCCGAGCCGAGAAAAAACGATCCCGAGAACGTATGGCGTCTGTTGTATGTCTGCACCATGCTCCCTCCCCAGTACAGCTTCACGAACTGTTCGGTTCCCCCGATGATTTCTTCGGTGGTTTCGATATAGATGAGGTTGAGCTTGCCCCTCCGGGGAAACGGGTATTGGTCGTAACTATCGATCAGAGAGCGCAGTACAAAACTGCGAAGCTCCTTTTTTTCCCCCTTCAGGGAAGAGGAAGGGTCTGTCTTGAGCCAGAGGGTTTCCGTTTTAAGCTGTATCACGGCGTTTCCAAGCTTATCCATCTGCTGGCCGATTGAAAATATCGCCCCGTAACGGTCGTCCTTGTAATCGGACTTGAACGAATGATCGGCATAGAGGGGACGCAGCCGGAAATTCTTGTAAAATTTTATCTCGTATGTCAGCAGTGTGCTGTAAATCCGGTCGTTTCTGCTTTCGAGCATGAGCAGCCGTTTTCTCCCGCCGATCTGAAACGTTCCGGCAAGCTGGTTGCCGAAACCAAGAATATTTTCGCGTGAAAACGTGATTTTGCCTTCCGTGTGATACATTTCATCATAATTGAGTCCGAGCCTGGTCACCGTCCAGTTTTTCTCTTTCATGTGAATGTACAGCCGTACGCCGTCCTCGTAATATTCGACATCCGGATATATCCATTCGAAAAAATTGGTGCCGTATAGGTTTTCCAGTGAGGACATCACCATGGAAAGGTTGAACGGATCCCCCGGTTTCAATTCGAGCTCACGAAGAATTGTCGTATTACGGGTCTTTATATTGCTGTCCAGCACTATATCGGTAAGCTGCGGGACTGCCGCTGTTACGGTGAGTGTTCCGGGCGGCTGATTTATTTCGGTGCCGGTCACATGGGTAAACGATAAGCCTTCCGAGCGGATAAGCCGTATTTCGCTGTCGACTTTCTCGATTACCTCCTGCATGAGAAGCGGACGGTCGGTTTCCGTAGGCAGGGTAACACTTTTGTTGATGATCTCGTCCTGGTTACGGCCTTGTATTACGAGAACGACAGTTGCGGGAACAGGTATCAGGGTCAGGGCGAGTGTTCCCTCCGCGGTGTCGAGATCGGCGCTTACCGAACAGTAGCGTCCGGATTGCCAGAGACTTTCCAGGCCGGCGGCGATTTGCCAGAAGAATGTCGTCTCCCCGGCTGTTACAAACGATGACAGGGTTGTACGGACAAACGATTCGTCTTCTCCGGGTGCTACAGTGATTGAATCGACAACCGTTTTGCGGCAGGCGGAGGATTTGAGTTCCAGTGAATCCATGAGGGCCGGAACAGCCTGTAACGCGGCCTGCCTTCCTTTTTCCACCATTTCGTGGATGGAGCCGAAATCTGTCGAGGAAAATTCATCGACATCGGGACTGATGACGAAGTCGGCGAAGTTTTTTGAATACCGCGTCATGTTTCTCATGGGGATGCTGGTTACCTGGTCTGCCACATTGAAAGCATTGTCAAGTTCTCCGATAGCATGCATACTCTCCTCGACCACCGATGCGATGATAAAATCGGAGCCCATATCGCGGACAACCTGAACGGGCAGGTTATCGACCAGACCGCCATCGACAAGAAGCTTGTTTCCCCATTCGACCGGGGTAAACAGGAGCGGAACCGTGCTCGAAGCCTGAATGGCCCGCGCGAGATTCCCTTCGGCGAGAACTTCCTTTGTCCCGGTATTGAGATTGGTAGCGACCGATCTGAACGGTATGGGGAGCTGATCGAAATTTTTCCGGCATTCGTATGTCGGGCCGAGGCAGAACCATGCGAGCGTGGTAGCATAATGCTGTCCCGAGGAAAGACTCGAGGGGATTTTTGCGTTCAGTCCCTCGAACCTGAGCTCGAAGAGGGGCCAGTCGTACATCTCTTTCGAGCTGATATATGCGCTGCGCCGCCTCGGAGAGCTGCTCATGGCGGTTGACCAGTCGGTATTCTCGAATCTGTTGATCAGATACTCCGTGCTGTATCCCGCGGCATAGAGACCGCCGACAAGACTTCCCATGGATGTGCCTGCGATACGTTCTACCCGGATACCCATATTGTTCAGCACTTCGATGACACCGAGGTGAGCGATTCCCCGCGCTCCACCGCCGGATAAAGCGAGACCGATCACGGGTCGCGTTTTTTCAGGGAAGCGTTCAACCATCCTGCCGTTTTCATACGTGATGCTGAATGTCTCGGCATGAGCTGCGCCCGTCACGAGAAAGGCAAGGAGAAGTGCGGAAGGCAGATTCACTGTTCCTCCGTGAACCTTGTGAAAAATCCTGTAAGAGTGGATAAAACCTGTCAAGGGTCAGCACGGAGTGCTGATTTACATGCCCGTGGCAGCGAACAGACAACATATTTCATAACCGGGCGCATGAAAAGAGACTTTTTCATCACCCTCTCATAAGATTATCCGGTTTATCACAGCTAATATACCATGTTATCGGATTTTTTTGAAGTATTTTGATTCATCATTTCCTGTTGCCATCCCGGGAAGATGAATTTCCATGGTTCCGTCCCGGTCGGTTCTCCATATCCGCGAATTCCTGCCTGCGAGCGTTTGTATCGTTTGGGGCGACGGGTGACCGTACCTGTTGTTCGCGCCGCACGATATGACCGACAGCCCTGGACCGACCGCGTGGATGAATCCGCCGCCGAGTCCCGCTGCGCCGTGGTGAGGGACTTTCAGTATATCGGCGCTGAGGCTCGGACCCCATGCGGTCATGACTTTTTGCACCTCTTCCTCGATGTCGCCGCTGAACAGAACCCGTGTTTCCGCAATGTCACACCTGAGCAGGAGCGAACGGTCGTTTTCGCCGGATGTCCCGCCGTTCATGAACAGGCGCGGGTTTGTTCCGGGAGAGAGCACGAGCATGCCGCCTTCATGAAACGCAATCGAATCTCCCGCACTGAGGCCGAAAACCCTGTCGCCATAGAGAAGGGCGAGCGAATCACGGATCGAGGCGCGGCAGAAAATGCGATCGACTTTCATGTCACGGAGGATGGCCGTAAGACCGCCCGTATGGTCGTCATGGAGATGACTGATGAAGATGCCGTCGAGTCTGGTGATTCCGAGATTTTTGAGGCTCGGAAGAATGAGGGTTTCCGCCGGTCCGCTATTCCCGTACCGGGGGCCGGTGTCCACGAGAAAGAACCGCTTCCCGCCGTATCCGACAAGAGCGGCATCGCCCTGACCGACATCGAAAAAGACAACCGTGCCGCTCTTTTCCGCGGAACCGCCAGCTCCGGCGATGGGATTCCATGTCCAGACAAGCGCGAGAACGAGGGGGATGTAGACGAGCCCCTTTTTGAAACCGGAACGACCGTGCGAGCGCGACAGAAGATAGAGCCACCCGGCGCAGCCAAGTCCGGTGAGAAGCGAAATCGACCCGGTGGTGACAGATGCATGGGGCAGGTTCGGGACCAGTACGGTAATCCCGTCGAGCATCCTGAGCAGAACGCCGGTGAGAAACGCCGAAACCGC
It contains:
- a CDS encoding DNA internalization-related competence protein ComEC/Rec2, coding for LIDRYPYGGRRDILRAMTIGDRDGVPAETLTRFATTGIAHVLAVSGLHVGSLCLALWILLAPFPVSRNRKYALILVCLVLYAGICGFRPPVTRSVIMAALAFGTILSERVKNIENSLFIALLIILAFDPQSLFGPSLELSFAAVWTLGMFYPPAAGALKERINLRGVSGYGIRALIISALATAGTAPVLAARFGSLPLYGIFANIPAVLLASIIVPLGMTSIFLTAAGNSIAPLAAVSAFLTGVLLRMLDGITVLVPNLPHASVTTGSISLLTGLGCAGWLYLLSRSHGRSGFKKGLVYIPLVLALVWTWNPIAGAGGSAEKSGTVVFFDVGQGDAALVGYGGKRFFLVDTGPRYGNSGPAETLILPSLKNLGITRLDGIFISHLHDDHTGGLTAILRDMKVDRIFCRASIRDSLALLYGDRVFGLSAGDSIAFHEGGMLVLSPGTNPRLFMNGGTSGENDRSLLLRCDIAETRVLFSGDIEEEVQKVMTAWGPSLSADILKVPHHGAAGLGGGFIHAVGPGLSVISCGANNRYGHPSPQTIQTLAGRNSRIWRTDRDGTMEIHLPGMATGNDESKYFKKIR